In Patescibacteria group bacterium, the genomic stretch ATTTTTGGGACTTCGGCACGAAGAATACCGGCCACAACCTTTGCTTGCACCATATTGTTTTTACGCACGGAGCCCTGTGGGGCTGGCATAGCAATGAGCTCCTCCCCATCTTTTTCAAGCATCTGATAGACCTCTTCGAGGGTCTTTGCTGTATTAAAATTAAATTCAACACCGGTCGGAAGCCTCTCAGCCCTTGTCGATGCATCAGTTTCGGACGGCGCTGGCATCTCAGCAAAGACTCCAAGATTACTGAGTACCGCCATCACATCCTCTCCAAATCCTTTCTTGACACCAAGATCTTTTAGACGACGGTCGATGATCCGACGACGCTTCTCAACTGAGGGATTTCGCTGTTTGAAACGAGGATCCTCAAATTCAGCGAATATCTGCTCGGCCATCTGTTTTGCCGGACCAACGCCGAGCTTGGTCTTCTTTTCAGTCTCTTCGTTTACCTTCTCAAAAAGAGTGAGACCTTTAGCCTCTTCGATCAATCGAAATATGTCTTCTTTCGTAGAAGCTCCGCCCTGCTGAGGAGGCGCTTCGGCGGTAGGGGTTTCTGCGTTGGCGACAACAGTATGGGTATCCGGTGGTGTAGGGGTAGGAACCCCCTCTGCTAGCGCAGGTTTTGTTTGATCTTCAAGAGGTGCTAGACCAGAGAAAAATGCAATGAGAGGTGCAAGGATCTCCAAAGCTTGTCCAAGCTCTCCTGCCGCTATCGCAGCGCGAATGCCAGCAGCGTGATCTTCGAGCTTTTTTCTTCTATCATCCCACTTTAGTGCAAGCTCATCTTCTTTTATTGGTTCCAAATCTTTCTGAGCACCTTCGCAGTATTTTCCGAGTCTTACAAGAACCTCCTCAACACCCTCAGGGGAAAGTTCTTTTTGTGTCACTTCCGCAAGATACCCGGTGAGCGATGCTTCTGCGCGGGTGACCTCATTTTTAATTGCCCGGATTTGCTTCCTTGAAAGTGTTGGGGTCTTTTCTCCAGCCTCAGGAACATCCTCGCGCTGGTCTTTATCACTTTTTTTACTCGTACCCCCACCACCGCCCGGAAGCTCAATTCCGTCAAATGGGCTCGGGAAATTTTCATCGCGTCTGTCTGACATAAAATAAAGTATACTACAAAACCGTCAAAACCTCAGCATCCCCTTCGCGGATTAGCACGGTATGCTCAAAATGGGCACTCGGCTTCATATCAGCCGTGCGGAAGGTATAGCCGTCGGGCATGAGGACAATATTGGCCGTACCGAGATTAAACATCGGCTCGATAGCGAGCACCATGCCGGGCTTCAGGAGCATGCCGTCGCCGCGCTTGCCAAAATTCGGGACATACGGCTCCTCGTGAGCAGCATTTCCCACCCCATGACCACAGAGCTCCTCCACTAGACCGAGCTTGTGCTTTTTGCACACTTGCTCTATGGCGTAACCAATGTCGCCAACTCGAGCACCACCCTTCGCCACTTTGATTCCAGCAACGAGAGCTTCCTTTGTGGCGTCAAGCAACTTTTGGACTGCAGGAGAAATACCGGTACCCTCCGCATCCACTACCGGCACCGTCACCGCTGCATCGGTATAGACTCCCTTGTGAAGCAGGCCGAAGTCGATACTCACAATATCCCCCACTTTGAGCACACGATTGTTTTCATTCGGAATACCATGCACCACCTCTTCGTTCACGGAAATACAAGATGATGCGGGAAACGGACGGTCAGCAAAGTCCGGTTGAAAATTCAAAAGTGAAGGCTGATCGCCGCCAGGCACACCGAGCTTCGGGTCACCTTGGGTGATGAGCATGTAAATGCGGTCGTCTATGGCGCGGGTCTCGACACCAGGCTTCGTCATTTCTGCTGCAATACGCAAAATCCGCGCGTGGCGTTTCCCCGCCTCTCTCAACAATACGATGTCGGCCGCGGTTTTAATTAAAGGCATGTTATTTAGAGGGAGTGGCCGCAACTGCAGCGATAATGTCCGTGTGAATCTTCGCCTCCGATTGCTCGCCACTCACCTCCACGAAACGATAATTCGGATTGGTGCGATACCATTCCACTGCTAGCTCAACATCGGTCTTATACCAAGCGAGACGGCCGCGGATTTCAGCACTGTTGTCGTCGAGGCGCTGGCGGGCGGCGAGTCGGCGAGCCGCCTCTGCTTCCGAAATATTCATAAAAAGCACGATTGGCTTTGAGCGACCATAGAAACCAAAAACGCTGTCGAGCACTTGCGCTTCATCTCGCTTACGCGGTGTACCGTCGATAATCAAATGCTCCCCGCCCGTAAGCTTCTCAGTGAAAAACTTCGCCCACATATAGATCGCCAAGAAAGCTGGCTGCAGGGCGCCCTTCGCTGACAACGCCTTCGCGGTCTTCTGTGTGTACGAATCCCCCTGCAAAAACGAGCGGAATTCTGCACCCGTTTGGAGGTACTTCACCGGCAAGGCTGGCGCACCGTCAGCACCGGGGGCACCGGCAGCAGCACCTGCACCTTTTTCCAGGTACGCCTGCAATAGAACCGCCTGTGTACCCTTCCCCGCACCCGATCGCCCAATGAAGATAAACGTCTGTGGATTCATAGGGCCATAATATCATTTGGAGGCCTGTCTGTCAGTGTTTTTGAGTAGGTGCGGATTTTTCATACAAAGTATGAGGAAGTATGAAAAATCCGCAGGTGCTCTTTTCAGCCGCCACCCCCCTAGCCCGCCCCACGAAACTCAAACGCCGCGATAGTATTCGAGAAGGTATTAATGGAAAAGAACCCGCAATGAATATGTGGGGACTGCGGAGCGCGACTGGCGCGAGCCGGAGCAAAAAGCCACCAGGCTTTTATGCGTACCCCACATATTCATTGCGGGTTCTTTGCTAGTACGACCGCATCGAAACCTGTCCTTCAACCTTCTTCACCAAATCAATCACCACAGAAACAACGATCAAAAGCGCTGTTCCACCGATCGCAAACGAAGTGTTGCCGGTTGTGTTCTGCAAGATGAGAGGAAGCACCGCAATCGCTGACAAGAAGACGGCGCCGACAAGAGTGATGCGTGTGACTACCTTCGAGAGATATAGAGCGGTGGAATCGCCTGGGCGAACACCTGGGATAAATGCCCCACCCTTCTGAAGATTGGTTGCGATCTGCTGAGGATCGAAGGTGACCGCAGTGTAGAAGTAGGTAAAGAGGAAGACGAGCACGAAATACGCGATCGCATGAACCCAGTTGTTGTTCAAGAAAGCGAGCGCCTTTTGTGAAATATCAATGAGAGTTGGGTTAGTGCTCAATTCCTTCACAAAATTGAAGACCATCTGCGGCAAAAGCAGAATGGAAAGCGCGAAAATGATTGGAATCACGCCGGCTTGGTTCACTCGCAACGGAAGGTAGGTCGAGCCGCCGTTGGTGCTGCCGCCACCATGCACCTGCTTGGCATAGGTGACGGGGATAGAACGCTCTGCTTCGGTGATAATGACCACTGCCCAGATCACCACACACGCAATGAGAGCGAAGGCGATGTAAAACGGAAGCTTCGATGGGTCTGCGGCCAAAATATCGCGGAATTGACCCAATACCGGAGGAAGCTGCGACACGATACCAGCAAAGATAATCATTGAGAGGCCGTTACCAATGCCATATTCAGTGATGAGCTCGCCGATCCACATGAGCAGGGCTGAGCCAGCCGTGATGACGATGATGTTCACAAAAAGACTGGTGCCGCTAAGATCGCCGAGTAAGCCCTGCTTCGACAAAAGGAGCAAAAAGCCGTAGGCCTGTACCATTGCGAGAGGGATGCTCAGGCGTCGAGAATATTGAGAAAATTTAATGCGTCCAGCATCTCCCTCCTCCTGGTACATCGCCTTGAGCTTTGGCGACATCATAGTCAAAAGCTGCATGATGATCGATGCCGTGATGTATGGACCGACACCGAGCATCACAACAGAAAGATTGGAAAGACCGCTACCAGAAAAGATGTTGATGAGGCTCAAAAATTCATTGGTTCGGAAAAAAGCTTCGAGTCGGAGGACATCGACGCCCGGCACTGGGATAGTAGCGAGGAGTCGGAACAATACTAGTCCGACCAGCACAAAGAGCACCTTCTTGCGAAGGATCTTGTCGGTGAAGATGAGTTTTATTTTTTCGGTAAGCGTTACCATAGAGGTGCCGTTTAGGTTACGGGGCTACGCCCCACGATTATTTTACCATACCGCCCGCCTTCTCGATCTTCGCCTTCGCTGGAGCAGATACCGCACACCCTGAGACGGTAATCTTCTTGGTGAGCTCGCCTTCCGCGAGGATCTTCACTGGAGGAAAACCGCCCTTGTACATTTCAATGAGGCCTTTTGCAACGAGAGTTTCTGGATTGACCTCATCACCTGCCGCGAAGTGCTTTTCGATTGCTTCAAAGTTGACCGGCACCATCGCTACTTGGAAACCAAGGAAGCTGTTTCGGCCTCGGCCTCGGAGCTTTGGAATCTTCTTGATGATGTCTCGCATCTCTGGTCGCTTCTTGCGTCCTGATCGTGAGTTCTGCCCCTTGGTACCTCGGCCCGCGGTCTTGCCACGCTTGCCACCGCGCGCTACCTGGCGGCTGATCTTGTTCTTATGGATTCGCTTGATTTCGTGTGATTGCATGGGGGGTTGGATTACGCTTTTGCGGCGCTAGCAGTATGAGCGGCTCGAGCTGGTCGCACCAATCGCTTGTGTGAGTTCTTTGGATCAAATTCTGAGAGAGCGAGGATGGCTGCTCGTGCGTTATTCAAATGGTCCTTGGTACCCGAGAAGAGCTTGGCGGTGACATTCTTCACGCCTGCAAGCTCGAGCACATTTCGCACCGAGCTACCCGCCACGAGGCCCTTGGCTCGGTTTGGTCGAATAGACACTCGTGCACTGCAGTATTTTGCATCAACGTCATAAGGAACAGACATGTCCTTGGTGAGTGCGAGCTTGATCATGTGCTTCTTTGCGCTGCGCATTGCCTTGTCGATCGCAATAGCGGTGTCTCCAGCTTTGCCAGTACCAACACCCACCCAACCCTTTCGGTTTCCTGCAGCGATAGCCACAGAGAAAGTGAAGCGTCGTCCGCCGGCAGCCACTCGAGTCACACGTCGGATACTGATGATCTTCTGATCAAATTCAGGCTTTGCGCGAGGCTCTCGAGCGGGACCACGTCGAGGTCGGTCGCCACCGGCGCCACCGCGAGCACCACCTCGTCCAGCAAAGCCACCGAAACCGCTTCGTGCTGGTGCTGGACGCTTGGCATCTGCCTGGGCAATCTGCTGAGTTGGCGCAGTTCCTGCCAATGGTACTGGCTTTGCTTCTGGTGCCGGAGTCGCTGGAGCTGATTGTGTTGGGTTGGTATCCATATGAGTATTAGAATGTGAGGCCGCCGGCTCGAGCCGCATCGGCAATAGCCTTGATCTTGCCAGTGTAAATAAAGCCACCTCGATCGAAGACTGCCTTAGCGATCTTCAAGGCCTTTGCCTTCTCCGCGATCTCCTTGCCTACCATGACGGCCTTCTCCATCATCTTGCCCTTCATCTTGAGAGAGGTAGCGGCCGCGAGGGTCTTCCCTGCCTCATCGTTGATGAGCTGAGCATACACGTACTTGTTTGATCGATACACAGCGAGACGAGGGCATGATGCGGTGCCAGAAATCTTCGCGCGAATTCGCTTCTGGCGTCGTGCTCGGGTGATCTGTGCAAGTTGTGTTTTGGTAGTAGCCATGTGAGTGTGAATATGAAGGGATTATGCAGTCTTCTTGCCTTCCTTGCGTCGGATGGTCTCGTCGTCATATCGGATACCTTTGCCCTTGTATGGCTCAGGAACCTTGTTGGCGCGGACCTGCGCGGCAAACTGGCCGACGAGCTCTTTGTCCTGGCCGGTGATAGTGATGAGGTTTTTCTCGGCAGTGACCTTGAGGCCCTTTGGGAGCTTCATGTTCACCGGATGAGAAAAGCCGAGAGACATTGCGAGAGTGTCCCCCTTTACATCAGACTTGTAACCAATGCCTTCGACAATGAGCTTCTTGGTGTAGCCCTTGGTGACGCCTTCCATCATGTTCATGATATGTGAAGACCAAGTGCCCCAAAGCATTTTTGCTTCAGCAGTGGTGTTTTGTGCAGAAACATTCACATGACCATCGGCCACAGCAACGTTGATCAAAGAGTGTATCTCACGAGCAAGCTCACCAAGAGGACCCTTTACGGTCACGACTCGGCCAGCCACAGTAACAGTGGTATTTTCTGGGATAGCGAGAGGTTTTTTGCCGATTCGTGACATGTGAGTATGATTAAATAATTACCAGATCTTAAAGAGAAGCTCGCCGCCAAGGCCGTCCTTTCGAGCTTGCACGTCGGTCATGACTCCCTTTGAGGTAGAGACAACGAGAGTACCGAAGCCATTCTTCACTCGAGGCAGGTCGGTGGCACCAGCATAGATGCGCTTAGAAGGCTTTGAGATCCGCTCAGCACCGTGCATTCGAGCGAGGTTGCCTGTGTAGACGAGCTTGATCTCGACACTCCTGATTCCTTTCTTGCCTTTCTTCGTGGCATTCTTCACGTAGCCTTCCTTCTCGAGGAGGTCAGTGACGGCCATCAAAAGATTTGAGTATGGCAAAGTGACGAGCTCTTTCTGTGAAGCAGCTGCGTTTTTGATATTTGAAATGTAGTCGCTGAGAGTATCCTTTACCATGATGATTTTTTAATGCCTGGGATCATGCCTTCGTTCGCGAACTCTCGGAAGCAGATACGGCAGAGACCGAAATCTCGCATAAAGCCTCGCTTTCGACCACAGCGGAAACAGCGTCGAACAATCCGAGTAGAAAACTTCGGTTTCTTCTGAGATCGTGCGATGACTGATGTTTTCGCCATTGTGGATTGATAATTAAAAAAATGAGGCTCTTTGGGAGCGTGGAGACATACTAGCAATACGGACTGCCGATGTCAAACCACGCTTCCCTGCTTGATTATTCCTTGGCTTTCCGACCCTTCGCGGCCAGCTTCTTCTCCTCCTCCGGCTTCATGAAAGGGATGCCGAGGTATTCGAAGAAGATCTCCGCCGACTTTGCATCCTTCGCCGTGGTGACGATGGTCGCCGCGAAGCCGAAGACGTCCTTGAGCTCTTCGTCTGAAGTCTCAGGGAAGATGGTGTGCTCGCGGATACCGATGTTGATGTTACCCATCTCATCGATGGCCTTGCGCGCAATACCACGGAAGTCCTTGGTTCGAGGGAGGGCGATGTTGATGAGCTTGTTGAGGAAGTTCACCATTCGATCGCCTCGGAGGGTCACCTGGTAGCCGGCTGGGTCGCCCTGTCGAGACTTGAAGGTCGCGATCGACTTTTTCGCTGTCTTCACCACTACTTTCTGGCCCGCGATGCGGTTCATGCGGTCGGCGATGAGCTCGATCTTCTTCTTGTCCTTTACAGAACCAATGCCAGACGAAAGCACCACCTTTACGAGCTTTGGTGTTTCCATGATATTCGTAATACCAAGAGCTCCCTTGAGGGTCTCGAATGTCTTATTCTGCTTTTCTTTTACTCCGTTCATGATAGTTATGATTATTTCTTACGAGCTTCGACGAGCTTAACGTTTGAGACGTGAATCGGCATCGCCTTCTCGACAATTTCACCCTTTTTGCCATTTCGCTGAGCCTTGATGTGTCGCTTGTGGACATTGACGCCGTCAACCAATACCAAATTCTCCTTTGGCATCGCCTTGAGGATCTTGCCTTTCTTGCCCTTGTCCTTGCCGGCAATCACTATTACGTTTTCGTCTTTTTTTACGTGCATTGGAGTATGGTTATGGTCTCGTTATACGATTTCTGGGGCCAAAGAAGCGATCTTCTGGAAACCCTTTTCCGCGATTTCTCGAGGGATAGGACCGAAGACACGGCCGCCGATTGGCTCCATCTTTTCTCGCTCGATGATCACCACAGCGTTCTCATCGAATCGGATGTATGAACCGTCCTTGCGTCGGAATGGGTTGCGCTGTCGCACGACCACTGCTCGAAGAACATCCTTCTTCTTGATCGCCTTTCGAGGCTCTGCCTTCTGCACAGAGAGGATCACGAGCTCACCGATCTGGGCGTATCGCTTCCCCGCGCTGCCGAGCACTTTGAAGATACGGCCGATCTTCGCGCCGGTGTTGTCTGCAATAGTTACGATTGAGCGTGGTTGGATCATGGAAGTGTATTAAATAACGCGGAAATGCTTATTCTTCGAGATCGGTCGAGTCTCGATGATAGTGACAGTATCGCCGATCTTCTTGGTGTTGCCTGCATCGTGTGCCTGGAATCGCTTGGTGCTCTTCATGTACTTGCCGTACTTTGGCATTTTGTTGAAGGTATCGACAGCGACGACAATAGTGTCCTTCATTTTGTCAGACACGACCTTGCCGGTGAGAGTCTTCGGCTTCGATACAACCGCAGCCGCAGGAGCGGTGCCCTGGGAGACTTTGGTTGCTTTGATTTTAGTGTTCTTTTCCATGAAAATTATTTAACGGTAACTTTAGCAACCTTGGCCTTCGCCGCCTTCTTTGACGCAGCAACTGCCTTTGGAGCAACTGGGACGACAGGCGTAGCATTGTTTCGCGCAGAGACCTCGGTGAGAAGTCGAGCAATGTCCTTTCGGAGATTTCGGCCAGCCTTCACATCCTTGAGCTTGCTACCAGAAGAGCCAAGTCGAAACTCCTTCAAAGCCACTCGCTTCTCATCGATGGTCTTCAAAATTTCTTTGTCGCTGATTTTCTTGATTTCTTTCATGGGAGTTATCGTGAAATGACCTTAGACTTCAATGGGAGCTTGGTGCCTGCCTTTCGAAGAGCCTCCTTTGCTTCGGTGTCGACAACACCGTCCACCTCAAAGATGATACGACCTGCCTTCACTTCTGCACAGTATCCCTGTGGCTCACCCTTTCCGGAACCCATCGGCACTTCAGCGGCCTTTGCGGTATATGGCATGTCTGGGAAAATGCGAATCCACACCTTTCCTGACTTTCCAGCAAATCGAGAGATCACCTTTCGTGCTGCTTCGATCTGGTTTGAGGTTACTCGCGCAGGGGTCATCGCCTTGAGGCCAAATGATCCAAATGCCAAAGCAATGCCTCGAGTCTCGATGAAAGGCTTAGCGTAGTTTCGGCGCATTCGGTGCCACTTGCGATGTTTTACTTTCTTTGGGAGTAACATGGGAGTGTTGGTTAGTTCTGATTGTGGTTAGGCTTCGCCGCCTTTGCCTTCTCAGCAAAGATCTCACCTCGGTAGATCCACACCTTGATGCCGATGTCGCCATAGGTCATGTGCGCCTTTTCACGCTTGAAATCTACATCGGCTCGCAAGGTCTGGAGAGGAACTCGGCCACGCTTGAGCTCTTCCTGTCGGGCCATATCGGCACCGCCAAGTCGGCCAGTGAGATAGATCTTCACTCCCAAGACGTCTCGGTTTGCCATCACCTTCTCAATGGTCTGCTTCATGACGCGTCGGAATGGGAGGCGCTTCTCGAGGCCTTCTGCCACAGTGTAGGCAACGATGGCTGCATTAGACTCAGGAGATCGGACCTCTTCGATGTCGAGCTTGAGCTCTGGAGGCATTGCAAGCTTGTTCTTCTTGATGAAATTGAGGATGTCGTTTCGCAACGCGGTGGCACCTTCTCCACTCTTGCCGATGAGCATACCTGGTCGAGAAGTCTTGATGACCACGCGAAGGTTTTTAGAATTTCGCTCGATATCTACGCCAGCAGTATAAAAACCACGGAGTTTCTTGTCCAAATATTCACGAAGAGTGACGTCGCACTTGAGGTACGATACGTACTTTGTCTTGTCCGCGCCGAACCAGCGAGACTTCCAGTCTCGGATGATTCCCAATCGATGTGCATATGGATGGACGACGTGTGACATGTGATTATTTGCTATCTTTGTTAGTTTTTGGAGCCGCTTTTACCGCGCTCGCTGTCTTCGCGGCCTTTGTCACCTTTTTTGGCTTCTCTGCCACGACATCCAAGACCAAAGTGACGTGGCTTGAGTGCTTGTGGATCGGGAAAGCGCTACCACGAGCTCGAGGCATGCTGCGCTTCATGATGGTGCCGCCATTGACCTGCACGTTTTTGATGAAAAGGTTCTCTGCAGAGAGATTGAAGTTGGTCTTCGCGTTGGCCACAGCAGAAGCAATGAGCTTCTTCATTGGACCAGAAGCTTCCTTCACGAGGAAATCAAGCATGGTCATCGCATCGCCTACTTTCTTGCCCTTTACGAGATTCGCCACGAGACGAACCTTTCGCGGAGCCTGTCGATAATCGTTGAGTGATGCGGTAACCATTGGAGTATTGATAAAATGAAGGATGATTATGCTGGATTATTTCTTTTCTGCCACGGTGGCCTTAGCGGTCTGGGCAGCTGCGATCTCAGCCTCCTTCTTCTTGGCCTCAAGCTCCTTCTGCATCTTACCTCCGTGTCGTACAAACTTTCGGGTAAGCGCAAATTCACCGAGGCGGTGACCTACCATTTCCTCGGTGACAAGCACTTCAATATGATCTTTGCCATTGTGGACGCCAAACTTATATCCCACCATTTCCGGTGAAATCTGGCTGTCTCGAGCCCAGGTCTTAATAACCCCAGCTTGTTCTGGCTTCTTGCCGGCGATCTTCTTGAGAAGAATCTCCGCTACATATGGTCCTTTTGCGAGTGATCGGGTCATGAATGAATGAAAACAGCTCACCTGAGCCATGGCTTAGTATCTTAGCAGAAGCATATATAATGTCAACCCGCCGCCCCGCTCCCTTCGGGCACGCGTCAAAACTCTGCTGAGTTTTGCACTCACTCTCAGGCCGTCGCCTTCCGAGAGACCCTCAGGGAGCGAGGCGGCGGGTTGTTCATTGTGCAACAATTAGTGTCGTTTTACCGAGAGCGGAATGAAATTGTTATGAAGATTTTGCTTGTAAGTAGCCGTACTGGTTATATATAGTTACGGGTGCTAGATGATGAAGAAACCCGCAAATAACTATGCTTTTATAGATAGCCAGAATCTGAATTTGGGTGTACTTGGTCTTGGTTGGAGGCTTGATTTTTCGCGCTTTCGAGTCTATCTGAAAGATAAGTATGATGTGTCTAGTGCCTTTATTTTTATAGGATACGTACCCGGGAATGAGAGGTTGTACTCTTACCTCCAAAAATCTGGCTATATTTGTATTTTTAAACCCACCCTGGAATTACCTGATGGGGCAGTGAAAGGCAATGTCGACGCCGAACTCGTACTGAACACCATGATTGAGCTTCCAAATTTCGACAAAGCAGTGGTCGTTTCTGGGGACGGTGACTTCTACTGCCTGGCACGACACCTTATTTCGAATAGAAAATGTGAAGCGATCATTGTACCGAACAAATACAAATACTCTGCTCTCTTGAGATTCAAAGACATTAAGCCCTACCTCCGTTTCATAAACGACCTGCAAAACAAGCTTGAGAAAAAATAAAAGAAAAGGCCCCGCAAGGACGGAACCTTGAAGGGTGATCTTTTCCATTCGTGATATTGATAATTCTATCAAACTCAAGAAAGGAGTCAAGGCGATGAAGTAGCCCAAGTATCTACCCCCAGAGAGACCCCTATTCCGACTTTCGCCAGAGATACTCTCATCGTTTCCCTTTCGAGAAACCGCAGTGGACGGGGATTTTCTGACCTTTAGAAGTAGATACTTGGGCTATTTCAATTCGCTTTTCTATACCTAAGGCATATACCAAAAGTAGCCGAGCGGTCAAGTGTCGCGATTAGGAAAGTAGGTGTTTTGTTAATTCCTCAGCATTCTTGTACCGCTTCCCATGCTTCTCCGCCCATTCGGTCTCCTTGATCATTCGCGCTTCCTGGCCAGGAGTAAAACCATTAACAGTCCTGATCTCAAAAGGAATCGACTTGGTGCGAGATACCGTACGAAGAAACAACTTCATCGCGGAAGACATGTCCAAACCAAGCTCGGCAAGCACCTTTTGAGCGCTTACTTTGGTCGCCTTATCGATACGAAGTTGAATAGTGGTGTTCATCACTCTAGTATAGACAATGTCACTACTTTGTCAATACGTTAGATATTCTTTGAAAAAAGGATCTTTGAGTCGAAATCTGCTATCTCATTTACTGCCTTCGATGTAGACCGGACAAACTCCGTCTCATCTTTTCTCGAATGTCCTTCCATCTTCCAGCGTAGGGAGACAAGAAGTCTGATTAGCACGAGGGTCTGGATATCACGCATGGCCCCGGCCAACTCACTTTCGCCATACTCATATCCCTTAAGAAAAATGGCGATGTTCTCTTTGCCGGTATTCCAAGTAAATAGATCCGTAAGTT encodes the following:
- the rpsS gene encoding 30S ribosomal protein S19, giving the protein MTRSLAKGPYVAEILLKKIAGKKPEQAGVIKTWARDSQISPEMVGYKFGVHNGKDHIEVLVTEEMVGHRLGEFALTRKFVRHGGKMQKELEAKKKEAEIAAAQTAKATVAEKK
- the rplV gene encoding 50S ribosomal protein L22, coding for MVTASLNDYRQAPRKVRLVANLVKGKKVGDAMTMLDFLVKEASGPMKKLIASAVANAKTNFNLSAENLFIKNVQVNGGTIMKRSMPRARGSAFPIHKHSSHVTLVLDVVAEKPKKVTKAAKTASAVKAAPKTNKDSK
- a CDS encoding type II toxin-antitoxin system RelB/DinJ family antitoxin, whose product is MNTTIQLRIDKATKVSAQKVLAELGLDMSSAMKLFLRTVSRTKSIPFEIRTVNGFTPGQEARMIKETEWAEKHGKRYKNAEELTKHLLS
- a CDS encoding NYN domain-containing protein, whose protein sequence is MMKKPANNYAFIDSQNLNLGVLGLGWRLDFSRFRVYLKDKYDVSSAFIFIGYVPGNERLYSYLQKSGYICIFKPTLELPDGAVKGNVDAELVLNTMIELPNFDKAVVVSGDGDFYCLARHLISNRKCEAIIVPNKYKYSALLRFKDIKPYLRFINDLQNKLEKK
- the rpsC gene encoding 30S ribosomal protein S3, yielding MSHVVHPYAHRLGIIRDWKSRWFGADKTKYVSYLKCDVTLREYLDKKLRGFYTAGVDIERNSKNLRVVIKTSRPGMLIGKSGEGATALRNDILNFIKKNKLAMPPELKLDIEEVRSPESNAAIVAYTVAEGLEKRLPFRRVMKQTIEKVMANRDVLGVKIYLTGRLGGADMARQEELKRGRVPLQTLRADVDFKREKAHMTYGDIGIKVWIYRGEIFAEKAKAAKPNHNQN